The following coding sequences lie in one Pseudomonas sp. SL4(2022) genomic window:
- a CDS encoding EVE domain-containing protein — translation MPYWLMKSEPEELSIHDLQRLKQTRWDGVRNYQARNFVRSLQPDDLFFFYHSSCPEPGIAGIARVISAHYPDPTALEPESHYFDAKASAAKNPWSAVDVAFVEAFKRVIPLAQLKAQSALLELPLVQKGSRLSVMPVKAEEWAAILALR, via the coding sequence ATGCCTTATTGGCTAATGAAGTCAGAACCCGAGGAACTATCCATCCACGACCTTCAACGCCTGAAGCAGACACGCTGGGATGGCGTGCGCAATTACCAGGCACGCAATTTCGTGCGCAGCCTGCAACCGGATGATTTGTTCTTCTTCTACCACTCCAGCTGCCCGGAACCGGGCATTGCCGGGATCGCCCGAGTCATCTCGGCGCACTATCCTGACCCGACGGCGCTGGAGCCTGAAAGCCATTACTTCGACGCCAAAGCCAGCGCCGCGAAAAATCCGTGGAGCGCCGTCGACGTGGCGTTTGTTGAAGCATTCAAACGGGTCATACCACTGGCACAGCTGAAAGCTCAGAGCGCCTTGCTGGAACTGCCACTGGTACAAAAAGGCAGCCGTCTCTCAGTGATGCCCGTCAAAGCTGAAGAATGGGCGGCCATTCTCGCTCTGCGCTGA
- a CDS encoding flagellar basal body-associated FliL family protein: MKALIAMLLALSLPLLAHASGDEEPKEGAPVAPVVAYVTLVPALVGNFGEGPKLKFYKADLSLRVTGADIEAKVKHHEPLIRNQLVMLFSQQTEEAMAASGARETLRAEALKQVQAVLTQEEGKPLVEDLLFNNLIIQ; the protein is encoded by the coding sequence GTGAAAGCCTTGATTGCAATGCTGTTGGCTCTGTCCCTGCCTTTACTGGCGCATGCCTCGGGAGATGAAGAGCCGAAGGAGGGGGCGCCCGTGGCGCCCGTGGTCGCTTATGTCACATTGGTTCCTGCGTTAGTCGGCAATTTTGGTGAGGGCCCCAAGTTGAAGTTCTACAAGGCGGACCTTTCCTTGCGTGTTACTGGTGCGGATATTGAGGCCAAGGTCAAACACCATGAGCCGTTGATTCGTAATCAGCTGGTTATGCTGTTTTCGCAGCAGACTGAAGAGGCCATGGCGGCCTCTGGTGCGCGGGAGACGTTGCGTGCGGAAGCGCTCAAGCAGGTTCAGGCTGTTCTGACCCAGGAAGAAGGCAAGCCGCTGGTTGAAGATTTGCTGTTCAACAACCTGATTATTCAATAG